The Ziziphus jujuba cultivar Dongzao chromosome 5, ASM3175591v1 genome segment TGATTAAGTGCAATCCTTTTTTGTTTGACAACAATGTTTTGTTATTCTTGGCATTTAGTTTTCTGTTAGATCTTAATTGACAATAGTTTATATACATTAATTGATTACGACAATATATAATAATGCGTACTATCatggaaatattaaagaaaataaaagctcaaTGTGCACATTGCAAACTGATTACTAATGATAGATAAATTGCTCAACTCTTTAGCATTGGTCACTTTTCACAAGTTCCAATAATTAGGTTCGAGTAATAGATTGGTATAGAAGAAAGAACAACAAAAACTGGTTGCTAATGACTgcttacttatttttttatatattattagaacTTTTAAATTGGTGAGTTAAATAATTGATACATGCTATTCTCACTTATGTTTTTTTGGTAGAAGATGTCTAAAAATGTAGGTAATCCTTCTCAATCAACAAATGCGatggaaaatttttataaaaaaagaaaaaaaaatgtgatagaAAATGATAAATGGAGAATTCACATCccataaattatttgattggatttttaatgaatatatgtaataaatattataaaaaatgatacatataataaatatcatatcAAACTTTTTCAAATCTCTTCAATTCCATAATATCATCTCCCTATATGCATCCCATTTTTATAAACTCTCATAACACTTTCGCCTAAAACCTTGTATTCCTATAACAACTTTTTTCAACCCATACGCCATCCAAAGATCCTTATGTAGGTATGAAAGAGAGGATGAAATCTGGTTTGATAAGgaagagaaaatgaagaaaagtaAATTGGATTCAATTGTCGTACTTGTGCAACCTTAAAAAAGGAAGAGGAATTAGTTGTAGAAAAGGAAATGTTCTAACAAAAAAgggaccaaaaagaaaaaaaaaaaaaagttcaacaaAAGATGTTATAGAAATACAAATTttggacaaatatatatatatatatatatatatatgaaaaatggtttaaggattaaaaatgtaacaaaaaatataatttagagaGTTAAAGgagtgaaaaataaatttaagaagGTATAAAAGCTTAATAATTGAAGGGTGGCTGATGCTAAACatccattaataaatttttttgggcgaaatttccattaataaattgaaactttgtatcaatttaaaaaaaaaaaaaaattgaaactttatatttctttaaatttccatgaaaaactTATTGGATTCGTGACGCGtgttgattttcaattttccatACCAGCATTTAATAGTCGCCGGGTAGATAAGCGAATTATCACACGAGAGAGGTGAGCGTGGGTAAATCACTTGAGACTTGGCCATTCTAGTCCTAGTTGGAATTCTCTCTCAATTTTGATTGGATAAACGATAGACACCTGTAGTAAAAATGCGTCACAGATTTCATAACATCACGCGCCTTTGAATCCACGCAGAATtgtaaaaagttatttattattattgtttttttttttttttttttcaagatttcTTTTGGCCGATTCAACGCGAAGGAAACGAGGTAGAAATAGAAATTAGAGTTGGGAGAGTAGAAGAGAACGGGACCGAGATCTGCCGCCGCCGAAATCTGACTCTGTTTGGGAACTCAGAAGATGTCGCAGAAAATTTTCCGAAGCGCTCGATCGgagatgttgttgttgttgttgttagtcGTGCTGTTTTCGTTTATGGGTTTTCTTGTTCCTTCGGCAAACGCCATATGGTTAACCCTTCCAAGCTCCGGAACCAAGTGCGTCTCTGAGGAAATTCAGACCAACGTCGTCGTATTGGCTGATTACTACGTCATAGATGATTCTGTAGACAATCACCAACACATCCCCACCATCTCTGTTCGGGTGCGTGTATTtccaattcttcttcttcttcttcctcctgggGTTTTgtgcttatttttcaattctgCTTTTCtgctctctcctttttttttttttttttgaataatgcaCAACGAACTAGTCGATTTTGGTAGTTCTAAGGAAACCCAGATAAATCATTTAACTTTCTAACTTTTAAGAAGTAAGATTAGAACTTCCTGGTCCTGTTTCACTTTTGAAATGTCaaatgaaaagaagaaagatttaACGTAGTTGTTGGGATGTTAATCTTTGGAGATAATTGTAGTAGGAGCCGAATTTTTAGATCGTAATTATTGcctaaagaaaagaaatttcaaTTAGGATTTGTAGAGAGTAATTGATTTCGCTTTGTAGCTGTTAAACCCATTGAAATTAGTACTCTAATTGAACAATTAGGTTAATTTCATGAATTACcttatttttcctttaaaaatgattttttttttttgggtttattctctaattttcttaatttaataaaatcccATTGTTGTTTATCTTTCTTTACTTTAGGTCTATCTTGTAAAAGGGGTTATATGGGTTCAAAACTTTGGATTCTAAAAGAAGAAAGGACAGGTTTGTTTTGAGAACAAATTATCAGTGATTATGAATTGCTCATTGCGGTGTGAATCATGGCTTATTAAACatttaatacaaatttgcaattatCATTGATGCAATTGGTGGGAAATCGTCAAATCTTGGTGTTAAGAGAGAGGTTTGTGTTAACTGGAAATATAGGGATTAGtagtcaaaaaaagaaaaagaaaaacagagaaatatatgaaagtttttaaaaatcacaacatatttattttttaaggtgaTTCTGTTAATTAGGGGGtgattttattaattgaaaaaaaaaaaaaaaaaaagagaaaaaaaagtaagttCTGAAGGGGGAGTATAAGATGACTTTGTCTTGGGTGCAAATAGTTCCTCCATTCGCGCAAACACAGAGACAAATGTAATGCAATTTGATGTGCAAAGCCTTTAAGCTGGAAATCTTGTTTTCTCTTCTCCCTCaaactttaatttcttttcatgTTGCAGGTAACATCCCCATATGGAAACAATCTTCACCACACTGAGAATGTAACTCATGGTCAGTTTGCATTTACCACCACGGAGACTGGAAACTACTTAGCGTGTTTCTGGGTGGATGGAAACCCTCGAGAAGGATCGTCCCTAAGTGTTAGCCTAGACTGGAGAACAGGAATTGCGGCCCGGGACTGGGAGTCAGTtgcaaagaaggaaaaaattgaGGTAAGATCCGTTGATGCTTGCTAGCCTTGATTGTTAAATCTTCTTCATATTGTTGCACTGTatgtttccattttctttgtgtTCTAATTTTAGAGGTGCGTGTGGTTTATAGGGTGTTGAACTTGAGCTAAGGAAACTCGAAGGAGCTGTACAAGCTATCCATGAGAACCTACTTTATTTGAAGACAAGGTAATTTCATAGTTCCTTTTTCTTTAGTGGAGCAAGTTCAACTTGTAATGTAATGATTGTATTTGCTTCATTGtgtttcttcttattattctaGAAGATTAGGTTGATGAGGAAGAACAAACATAGTTGCAATTAGAactaataattcttttttatttctgatATTCACATAGAGAAGCAGAGATGAGGGAAGTGAGTGAAAGAACCAACGCAAGAGTTGCATGGTTCAGTATCATGTCCCTCGGTGTTTGCATCGTGGTTTCAAGTTTGCAGTTGTGGCACTTGACGCGGTACTTCCAAAAGAAGAAGCTTATCTAAGATTATAGTCCTCGTATTTCCTGGTACACAGATCTTACCCTTTGTCTGATGAAGGGAAATGCTGGAGCTCATGTTTTCTTGTTGTGCCATATACAgctgttgtttttattttctatttttttattttattaggtgTTGGGGTGAGTTTTGGAGAAGAGAAACAAATGCTACTTGTATCCTAGCtttttattccatattttgaGGGGTGGGATTTTTTCTCCAAAAACAAATGTTAGCCAAAATACTGATTTCTTACGACTGGACGAGAATCCACATCCTTAATTTTGAGGTCTCAAGGAAATTACTCTTTCTTACAGATTTGTTTCTTACTTCAGATTGTACTAAACTACCCTGGTCTTTCATGTCTTGGACACACTAAGAGAAACAGTGTTTCTCCCGTTTCCCATTCTCATTCCTTTTCAggatgaaaaaaaaagtatctttATAATAGTCATATTGCTATGTGGTGTCACTTTACCCATTACTTATGACGCCTTGAACGCTTCACTTTTCAATATTATCTTTTAAGCATCAAATAAACCATGTATCATTAACTAATTGGCTCATGATCCCATGTGGAAAGTTGGAAACAGTATGTGAGGATGGAGCAGTGGTTGGCTAATAAATCCATCCTTTATAATGAATAGgctttttttactctttttttttttttttttttataatttttaattttttataattttttatgggtACAGTGAATTATCTGGTGCACATGGAATGAACAAAGATAAATAGTGGTGGTGGACttttcgcctttttttttttttttttgaacgaaAGTGGTGGTAGACTATAGTCCCATGtatttcaggaaaaaaaaaaaaaaaaaaaaaagaatgttggTCTCCTTCAAAGCAAtgacatgaaaaattatatgaaactgGTTAAGATTGTTTGAAACTTATGAGAGATATCATAATGACATtgtttgcaaaaaaaaataataataataattatacaaagaaaaaactatGAGGGCGATCATTTTTTCGTGATAAACCAATAATTTTACTTCagaaaaattattcattttgaaatttcaattgtAACTAGGATAAACCGGTCcgaatccataaaataaaaaataaaaaatgacaacATAGATCGAGCGCCAAAATAATTTGGTAGGATTATGTTCATCTTTCAACACGTCACGAGAAATGGACATCAAAGAGTGGGTCCAACGACGTGGCGAGATCAGATCGGGATCTTCCAAAAATCGTTGATTAGATACGCTAGAATGAAGAGTAGCTGAGAGAGAGGTGGAGGTGGCAGAGTAGCGGTAGGAAGAAATAGAATGGCAATGGCAATGGCGGCTGCAGCGGCCGTGGCAAGGCCAACATCGCGAATACTTCTCACCACACAAAAATCTCGGTGGGTTTTTACTcctttggctttttcttcttcttcctctgcttTGCCATCAAGAAAGCTCGTCCTTTACTCAAAGCCCGGTTGCTGTTTGTGCGATGGCCTCAAAGAGAAACTTCAGGCTGCTTTTTTGCTCTCTGGCCCTGATTCCCTTCACGACGTTGATCTACAGGTACCCTTTCCCTTCTATCTTCTTTGTTTCCTTATGTCTTTGGATGTTTGTTTGTGTAACTTCAATTTGTGGcgttgttctctctctctctctctctctctctctctctctctctctctctcacacagaTAAGGGATATTACCAGCAATCCTGAGTGGGAAAGAGCTTACCAATATGAGATACCAGTGTTGGCGAAAGTGCTTTCCGATGGCACAGAGGTTAGAATCCATTCTGGGTTTTTGGGTTTTCATAAATTTCAACTCTTATTCGATTTATGTGATACTTTTCTATTGGGAATTGGGAAAAAGGCTACAGTTTTGAGTAATTTAGAACCGTATCAAGAGCCTTGAGAATTTTAGTATCTTATTGTTGAGGTACATTATGAGGGGTCCTATGAATCTATGACTAAGAAATTCACATGTTAATAAATGCCTGTAAACCACTCAGCCTGAACATTCTGTTTTGACATTGTATTCCCATATTTAGCTTCCATTGAAGAAACACCGTTAGCCAATTTGCTGCGAAGCCTGTAATccaaaagcaagagaagaaCCGGTGGCAAGCTGTTCACCAAAATAATAACTTCAACAATTTGGAAAATCTTAGCAAAGTAAATGAAAAAACCCCTAGTTTCTTGTGTTGCAATCTAATGCAGAGTTAGTTTATTGTTATTGCTATAGTTATTGCAATTGCAATGAGCCTATAGGTAGTGCATTTGTAGGTTTTTGTTAGCTTTTCTGTTGATCAAAGGGTGAATCTGAGACACTGTTTTCCTGTATTAGATTATGGGCATTTCTGCACTATATTTTTATGTCAAAAATGGATCAAACTTTAATGCTTTTGATGGTTGTTTGGCCCATTGCAGTTTTTGGTTAAACAGGCGCACCTAACACATAAATAGTTTCATCTGGTTTGATGATTTAATCACAAGGATTCATTTCAGGAATACTAGTGCATCTTTTGACCAATCAAGGACAAGTTATCATAGATATTGAACAAGCATGTAGGTTTGTTGTCAGCTCCCACAAGCAATGGGAAGTTCACTACTTCACTCTCCCCTTCCATTTGATAGGCATTTTGTAGTTCTGGCAAACAaaccaaaattataataaactatAGCAGCCTCTAGCCTTTCTATATGCGTTGAATATGGCAGCCACTACAGCCACTACCTTAAAACCCTGTAGTTCTGTTTTGTTCATCTGGAATGTAATTGACACAATTCATTTTCTTTCACAGTGGTTCTTAATTTGTGCTCCCATTgtctaattgaaattttttctttcttgaacATATATGCAATGTAGAACTTAGTTTGCTAAAAAAGATCATACTTTCTCACTCTCTGACTTGAATCCTTCGGTTTTGCTGATATTGAATTTGCTTTTCATGGATAACGGATAGATTAATTTGGATTGATTTCCTTGCTGTGCGCAATGGTTGCTAATCTGTCTCACTCCCTATATTCAGCTGCATTTGCTTTAGGATTATACTAGAGGATCTACACTAGAAGAAGTTACTTATTTCTCTGTTGGTCCACATTCTGATGTTGTCAACTTTACTGCATAGATCATGTGCATTTTATTTGGGAAATCTTGATAATCAATCGAGTTTGCTTACAGAGAAAAGTTACCACCTTAACTACTAGTTTCCGGTCTACATCTCTGATCAGATGAATCTGCTACATTTGATGATCAGTGTAGCAACTATTGACCAAGGACAGATCATATCTTAGTTTTTTTGCAGAACATCAGAAAAATAAGTATAGGCTAGTTTGGGGAAAATGATAGGTATAGGATTCTGTGAAAAATATGTAAAGAGGATTTTGTTATGTTTGGAGGATGAAATATTTCTTCTAAAGCTAGATACCAGCAgccaaaaattaaagatttaaaaagttatagaagGCTCACTTAAAAAAGCTTTGTTAGTTTCATCTTAAAGGTTTCGATATATAGATTGTATTGGTGTATGGAATATGGATAATACACGTCAGTAATTGAAAAATTACTTTTTCGTTTACTGCATACATTCAGTTTGAAAATTTGTTTCTGTCTAGAAAAATGTCCTTCAATTCTTTGCTATGTGATCTGTTACATTCATGACTCTGAGCCCATGTGAAGTTAAATAATTACTTAATGTTGCAAAGCTTATAATTTGAGCTTAAAGTTGAATTTTCTGAAAGGAATTATTATAAACTTAATATCTTTTGATAAATATGGTTTTCATTAGTTATCATATATTATGTTTATCGTTGATCCTTAGAAATTTTTATTCTGATTGTTTGGATGAGCTACTTAATAGTGATTTCATGGCCGGTCATAAATGAACATTTCCATTTTGAGGGTAAAAGAGGTATAAGATTTcactgcccaaaaaaaaaaaaaaaaaaaaaaaaaaaaaaaaaaaaaaaaaaaaagaaagaaaaaaaaagaaaaaaagaagaggaataaAGTTTGCAGTTCTAGGACACATCTACAATTTTTCCCATGTATGTGTCACGACTTGGTTCCACATCTAGGGATATATGAATCCCATCATTACCAGTAGGAATTTATAGAGCTCAGTTTTATGTTTCTTTAGAATTATTAGATGATTTCTATATTTCATCATTTAACCAATATCAAGTAAATAGCTATAGTGTGGCCAAGGTTTGTTAATCTGAACAAGGTTGTGTTGGACATTTATACATTTCTTCTTGAAATTATAAATCATCTCTGTCATAAATTGCgaagaatatttgaaattgaataattttCTTTCTGGTTCTAGGTTTCCTTTTCTTAATCGTAGCCACTGCTCTTGCAGTTCAAGGTTAGAGACAACAGAAAAATGTAGGTTCTGCTACCATATATTTCCAATAAGAAGGCTTAAGTTTCAAGCATTTGATGACCATCACTATAAATTAGCTTGAGTGGTTGTACATTTGGAAATAGTTTAAGTACATATAGCACGAATGAACTGTTTTGAATAGCCTTGCTTGCTTGCTTGATTGGCTTAACGATGAGCTACCTGATTAGAGAAGGCTTAAATGAAATGCTAATAACTTTTGAAAGTCAGATAGGATGCTGGTGCCTTCTTCATCTTGCTAAAACACACTTGCATGTTGTACATGATGGAGTTTGTAGACATAATGAGTATATCAATGTTTAGTACCATGTAAAAATGATAAACGTTAGGATTGTGGGCTTGTTAAGTTCTCTAATGAAAGAATTGCATGGGAAGTTTTTTAGAAAAGCCATGTTGAATTGGAGACAATGATGTCATGGGTTTCAACGTAGCCTGGCCCAGATAGTTAAGCAACGAGGACTTTATTAAGTTTGAGTTGGGCTGAGGTTATGGCCAGTGGTGAATGACTCAATGCTGCCTAGGAATGCTTAAGTACGGCCCATAACTTCTATTTGTGTCGTGTGACTGGTCCAACAAATGTTTTTGCTCTAGGTCATGCTGATCATGCAATTCTTGTATATACTCTATTATCACAGACTAAAATTGGAAAAGCTCTGGCTTATGTAAACTGTAATATGATAATCTATGCTGATTGTATCTGCCATGTTAAAGTACTCTCTTGTAAGAGTATCTTTTTTATGAAAGCTCTTTTAACAGTATCTTTGAACAGATCCAGATTCCCTTTTCGATGAATAATTCAAGCATGTTCATTCCTTTTTCTATTCAAAGATTCCAGTCTGTCCATAATTGTAAAGATACATTTTTTTGTTGTCTATTATTGTTGGATCTGGTTTCAATTGGTGGTCTTTGGTCAAAGTTTGCTTTTAGTGATTGATCAAGATGGATCCTTATTGATGAAAAAATTTGCTTAAAAAGTTGGAACTCCAGTTGACAATTGAATCACGTACTAGCTTTATTCAACAATTTGTTTACATTGCATAAAAGCAGCCTATCATACTGGAAACTTTTTCATTTTCCAACCTTTTTGGTTCTGTTTCTTTCGTGCAAGGCTGGATTATTTTCAAGTATTGCAAGACTGATCTGCTTTTCGTTTCCCCTCAATATGTTTGGTCCATCACTTTTAcaaatgaaaaaatttaaaatttgaataatggTTTTGGTACAGATcacatttttaagttttctttttctctacaCAATATTTGTATGTGTTTCAGGAAACCTTACCTAGATTATCTCCTCGACTCGGTGTGGAGCGCATACAGAAGAAAATAGCTACGGCCCTCAGAAATAATGAGTTATAGAGCctccttttatttttaggtCAGATTGAATAGATTTCTTAAACCTGAAGAGTAAATATAATGTATAATTATGATTAGACAGCAACTTAATTAATGTTCTTTTTTCCTACAGCCTTGTTTTTTTCTGGTTCTGCCATGTGTTTCTACAACATTTGACAGTGTCATTTCCAATAGAAAAATTTTGATTGACATTGATCAACGTGTATAAGTTGGACAGTTTTTCGTTGCCTTTTTCTCTTGTTTCTTTACAATAATTGACCATTTGGAGACACTTGCAAAGTGGCTTAAAGATCAAAAGGTGGAAAAAGTTCCCAATTCAATCAAAAGAGGGAAACAGGTTACCAATTCTTGTTTTTATCTTAATATGATTAattcattcaccaaaaaaagaaaagaaaaaaaaaattcttaacatGGTTAATTCATTGTGAGAAATGACAAGCAGTGGAAAACAGGCATGAATAtcgttttttctttattttggtgggttgcaaatttcaaaaaataagagcatttttaatggtaaatatcattttagtattgtcaattttataatttggtaTTGATATGAgttctttaataataaatatcaataataaattttattatttatgctcAAATTGTAAGTGCTAAAAAATAGCAATGTCATATTTTAAATTCTGTCAAATAGTAATGGGGTTTACATTTCATtactttttaacaattaaaaacaaaaataatattaattaattcattaaatgGCATAGGACAtacatattttatgaaaatggaGCCCAATGGTAAATTTGACGAATTGTATTGACACCAATAATTGCATTGATAAAATTTGCCACTTTCaattgaaaaagcaaaaaaaagatGCTTATATGGTATAATTTGACAATGTAAAGCCACGATGACATCCCATAGAAAATGTTATAAGGGAAAGGAGTTTCCTAGTCCCCGTGGTACCAGTACTCCATTTCACATGTTTAATCCTCTAACCATTTACGTAAACTTACTATTAGTCAACATCACATCATTTGTTGAACGCTTAATAATCATAAGCGGCATACTAATCATTCATAGCAGTAAAATAAAGGAAATTTCTACAGTGAaatatttataacttttaaccataaaataattaatattctaaATATTACTCATTTTATGCTTTAATATTACCAAATTTATAAACTatgttttacattttatatatcattattatcGATCTTACCATAAAACTGATTTCATAGTAAATACTTTCTAAAATAAAA includes the following:
- the LOC107406027 gene encoding uncharacterized protein LOC107406027 isoform X4, yielding MAMAMAAAAAVARPTSRILLTTQKSRWVFTPLAFSSSSSALPSRKLVLYSKPGCCLCDGLKEKLQAAFLLSGPDSLHDVDLQIRDITSNPEWERAYQYEIPVLAKVLSDGTEEY
- the LOC107404637 gene encoding transmembrane emp24 domain-containing protein p24delta3, which produces MSQKIFRSARSEMLLLLLLVVLFSFMGFLVPSANAIWLTLPSSGTKCVSEEIQTNVVVLADYYVIDDSVDNHQHIPTISVRVTSPYGNNLHHTENVTHGQFAFTTTETGNYLACFWVDGNPREGSSLSVSLDWRTGIAARDWESVAKKEKIEGVELELRKLEGAVQAIHENLLYLKTREAEMREVSERTNARVAWFSIMSLGVCIVVSSLQLWHLTRYFQKKKLI
- the LOC107406027 gene encoding uncharacterized protein LOC107406027 isoform X1, which encodes MAMAMAAAAAVARPTSRILLTTQKSRWVFTPLAFSSSSSALPSRKLVLYSKPGCCLCDGLKEKLQAAFLLSGPDSLHDVDLQIRDITSNPEWERAYQYEIPVLAKVLSDGTEETLPRLSPRLGVERIQKKIATALRNNEL
- the LOC107406027 gene encoding uncharacterized protein LOC107406027 isoform X2, which encodes MAMAMAAAAAVARPTSRILLTTQKSRWVFTPLAFSSSSSALPSRKLVLYSKPGCCLCDGLKEKLQAAFLLSGPDSLHDVDLQIRDITSNPEWERAYQYEIPVLAKVLSDGTEFLVKQAHLTHK
- the LOC107406027 gene encoding uncharacterized protein LOC107406027 isoform X3, with protein sequence MAMAMAAAAAVARPTSRILLTTQKSRWVFTPLAFSSSSSALPSRKLVLYSKPGCCLCDGLKEKLQAAFLLSGPDSLHDVDLQIRDITSNPEWERAYQYEIPVLAKVLSDGTELPLKKHR